AGTGTTGTGCTGCAGTTGTGGTGGTTGCTGCCTGATATCTGGCTCGTTAGATTATGGAACAGTGTGCGGTggttaaaaaagaatagaatggCACTTGCAAAGAAGATAGTGTGAAATTTAGTTGTTAGATGTTGGGCTATAGAATGTATTATCCCCCATACCTTTTGGCCCCAGGGGGGAGCAAAAGTGAGGTCAACCTTGTAATCTTGGAACATTTGTCACCAGGGTCAAATTTGGACCAATTTATTCTTTCAAGAGTTTTAGACGCCTTAGCATTAACTTCCTACATGGTACAATAGTGTTAATTAGGTCTGTTGTTTCTAATGAAGGGTTAACAAAGTGCAGGTCTGTGTGGTTTTTGGATTAGTTTCTCATCAGAAGTTCTGGTAATGGGGAAGAAATATTGGGGCATATATTAGTGGAATAACCATgggatgcattttttttttttgtagtttagCTCATGGGAGATTTTAAGGAAGATGACATGGGTTCTTTAGTAGTATGAATGTGACTAatactttcttttttatgaCATGGGACCTCTCCTTGGAATCCCTGGAGACACGACTCCACCCACTAAAACTGTGGAAAAGGTAATCCAGGGGAATTTCTGGTGTAGAATCAAACCTAGGACATTTGAGCCTACAACTGAAACCAAACCCTTCCTTTGACCACTAGGTTGTAGCCTGATGGGTATTAATATAAGTTTGACATTTGGCAGactgaattttaatttttaacccaCATTTTTGGTCATTGTATAAGCCATTGATATTTTGGCTAATGCACCTGCTTGTAGCAATCATGGTATCATCCTCTGTTCAAGTTGCTGATTTTCATTCTACTATGCAGCTTGCAAAGAAGTACCATCCGGATGCAAATAGGAATAACCCTTCTGCAAAGAGGAAATTTCAAGAGATTAGAGAAGCCTACGAGGTTTGTAGTGGTGTTTGGGCAGCCCCCTCTACACTACTATTGAAAGtatcaaaattttaatggatttTAAATTGCGTTAGTTTTTCATATAGTTGGTAATCTCATTCACCGTTTGGTTGTGGTGAATCTCAGACTTTACAAGATCCTGAAAAGAGGGCACAATATGACAGGGTAATGGCTTACTTCTTTCGTATTTTTAGACTATTATGGTGTTTGGAGTCTATTGTTAGATTTTGTGGTTATTATCTGGGTTATGCATTCATCATCTGGCATCCATCCAGTAGTTTGTGCTAAATTTGAGTTTTGAATATTTCACATTCCTGCATTTCAAAGTATTTGTCTCCCATTTAAGCTTCTCAATCTAACCAGattcttctctctcttaatTTCTAATAAAGAAGCGCACCCAAGGTTCAGAAAATGTAGAATATGCTGGTGGTGGTGCAGACGGGTTCAGATATGCTTACCGAACTCATTTCTCTGATTCattccataaaatattttctgaggTAGTTTCTCATAAACTTCAAAATTAATGCAGTCTATTGCCAGGAATATACTTACAGTCTTTTTTATTCCTTCAGATCTTTGAACACGAGACTGATCATTTTGCGTCTGATATCCAGGTGAACTTGTTTTGCCTTTGGTTCCAAttgttatataactatataagaaTAGTTCCCATAATACCTTGGTGAAACATGGGTGTTTTAATCTGTTTGAAATTTGTTAGGTTGAGTTGTCACTCTCCTTTTCTGAAGCTGCAAAAGGATGCACAAAAAATCTGTCCTTTGATGCATTTATGCCCTGTGATTTTTGCCGTGAGTaaattcatattttcttttcatcatATTGTGTGTGACCCTTGCAGAAAATATGCCTTTTATAACTGTACAATTTAGTCTTTTTATGTGCTGCTAATCTAGGAACTCCTTTGCACTTGCTATGGCTTTGGCCATCAAATAAGTTGGGGTTACATCCGTTTCTTCTAGTAGCAGTAGAGGAAGCACATCAAGAGAGCGAGAAAGAAAACTCTTGGAATATATTCACCATGTCGGGCGTAATGGGCTTAACCTAAGTCAAACTATCATATTAGCTTTATTTTGGTCAATACCACCATCATCTTTGGTTATTAATGAAAAGCGAACTATtgcctatttttattataagactTTTTGCCATTTATGAACAGTTGAATATGTAAATTGCTGCTTTGTTTAATTGACATATTTAAAGTAAAGCAGGCTTTGCTCTTATAATTCTCCTGGTATAGATTATTGCTTTTCTTTGTCCTTTTGTCTATCTCATGATGCAGATGGGCGTGGCTATCCACTTGATGCCAAGACAAAAGTTTGTCCAACTTGTGGTGGCATAGGGAGAGTAAGTGCTTTGAAGATCTACACTGAAGATTGTTAGTTGATAGATCATTCTGAAAGGACTCATGTTGGATAATTTCATTTGCCTGTTATTCTTGTAGTGGGTTATTAGttttaatatttctttcatttctaatcaaaaatacataatcaacCAGGTTACAATTCCTCCATTTACATCAACGTGTGGCACTTGTAAAGGGTCTGGCCAATATATTAAGGTCTGGTGTGAGCTTCACTGAATAACTTTGTCaagatttattttcttgatataAGCAAACGATTTAATATTTCCTTTTCTATTCATCTGGAACAGGAATACTGTATGTCATGTAAAGGATCAGGGGTAGTTGAAGGTGTTAAGGAGGTTAAAGTTACAATTCCAGCAGGTTGTTCCAAGACTTTTCTCTTGCATGAAATCACATAAAGATGTAGCTGAGTTGGCATAGGAGTGTGGTGAATCCTTCAGTCTAATTCTTACCAAACAAAAGGCAGGGAGgggggagagaaagagggagggagggaggggggagaATTGCAAATAGGTTATGTTTTATGAAATCGCCTAAAGAAGTAGCTCAGTTGGCATAGGGGTGTGGTGAATCCTATGGCTAATTCGTACAAGACAAAATGtggaagagagaagaagaggttGTGAAGAGACAGTAATATATCATGTCATTAAGTAATAATCagaaacatttatttttatgaggttGGCCCAACACATTTTCCTGACAAGTCTACACACTACATGCTGATGTAATTGGGATAATCATTTCAAGAGGATACATGGTTTTTGGtgcaattttgttttaattatatgttatttagTATTACACGATTGAATTTTCTTTATGACCAGGGATTGATTCTGTGTTCGACATGAATGCAAGGTGTACATAAcgcaaattttgaaaatttgataagCGATATGACTGTGGACCATATAggagtttggtttgaaactgTATTTGAAGTAATTTCAGGGTgacaagaagagaaaaacataaaaagtcCTTACTAAACAACTTAGTTTTTGTTCATGTAATGTATGTCTTGTGACTAGGAACTTCTGCATACATATCTTATCGGTAGATTTCCTTCTGTTTATCTATAACTGtcactattttttcaaaatgtctTAGGTGTGGATGCCGGAGATACTATTCGTGTACCAGGAGCTGGTAGTGGAGGAAGGGGAAGTCAAGCTGGCagcttatttattaaaataaaggcAGAGTTTtacttaaattttatattaaagttttagcttatttattatagttatgatttcaattttacttataaaaaaaagttatgatttcaattttataaaaacattatgtgatttcaaattttttttttttttcaatttctatgaTGCTAAATTAGCAAAGGTTCATTAAAGTTTCTAGGTTGTGGCTGTGGTGGGAGGCagcatataaatttttcttgaaaaagaaaggggaaaaggaaaaaaaaaaaaaaaaaaaaaaactcattaatCCTGCTCTACTTTTCCAGTTGGGTATCCTAACAATCTATCATATCATATAAGCCCAATATTTTGGGTTAGTGGTTATGGCATTATGCCATGGAGAGAGAGTGGCTTTGTGGAGATTGGTGGTTGAAGTCAAATATGGTAGTATGCCAGGGAGGATGCTCTTCAAATGAGGTTAGTAAACCCTTTAGGATTGGGGTGTGGATAAATATTAGGAGGGGTTAGGGGATTTCACTTGTGTTAGATTAAAGGTGGGTGATGGATCTAAGATCATATTCAAGCACAATGTGTGTTGTGGGGATTAGCTTTTAACAATAGCTTTCCCGTCATTGTTTAGCATCTCTTGGTGTAAGGAGACATCGATAGCTGAACATTTGCATATCTCTGATGATAAATCCAGTGGAATGTTACGTTGATTTGATTAGAGCATGATTGGGAGGTGGAGTTGATCTATTCATTTTTACTCTTTTAGGTTGGGAGGGGATGGTGATGCTAAAAATGTTGGATCCCTTCCAAAAGATGGGCTTTTGAGCTCAAGTCCTTCTACCGGGAAAACCCTAAGGCTCCCAAACTCGCCTTCACCCACCCTAGCCGGCGAGTGACACCTCACCATCGTCACAGACAAGGCTGACGGGCCCCGGCGACTTCATTGAGGGCCATATGGCATCGGTCCTCCCTCCGGTGACTTGGACTTTTGcaagcttctctctctatcgTCTTTTAGAGTGAGCCTGTGTGTAGTGGTGCTTACTACCGACGGCTCTGTTGGCCATGCTGTCAACACAGAAAGAGTCGCCGGCTTTCGGCGAGTCTGCTGGGAGTACTCTGACTTCAAGATCTGTCTGTCCCATGAGCCCTATCCTCAGCTGGGCTCCGTAGTTCTTCAACTGTGTCCTTCTCGCAAATCTTTCTTTCAACCTGCCTCAGATCTGCATCAAAGCTTGTGATCGTATCTTTGCATAAACATTCGACAAGAATGAAGCTTGGGAAGCCCCTGCATCTGAAATTGAAGGTTTGAAATTAATATGGGTCAATTGGTGCGCTTTTGGGTGGAATCGAAGGCTTTTGAGTTTTTACCAGAAGCATGAAGGTCCTCATTAAAAATTGTGTAGAGGAGCAGAAGGGTTTGGAGGTCTGTAGCTATGTGTCGTAGTGGTATAGGATGGCTGGTGGCTACTGTGGAAGTATTATTACAGGTGGGGAGACATTCAGAATTCATAAAACATTTGCGCGAAGGAAATAGAGCATTCATGGCTCAACAATGCTCCAATGTGCATGGTAGTTATCTAATTGTCACTGAATATGATGGAGGAGGCCGGCAGAGTGTTGTAGTAATTCTTGAAGGGTATGAAGGTTTAGGTTGGGAGAAGTTTGCTGTTGAATTACGTAGAGCCGTAGATATGTTTCTTTCCCTTCATGCTAATGGATCAAGGGAGGAAATCCAGAAGTGGACATCCGATCATGAGAACATCAACTTCGAGTTGAAACAAAAAGACCCAAGCACAACCATGGTGGTGAGGCGATCATATGTGGCAGCTCTAAAGGCGTCATGCTTTGTGACTCAGAGTGAGGGGAACTGTGAAAGTGGTCTACAGATCATGCAAACTCAGAACCAGCTTGTCGTGATGCACAATTCATTAAAGGAGATGGAAACCTAGCTTGTCGAGTTAAAGaaagcgatttttttttttaataatatatcggGGAACCtttccaaggcagggcccttcggACCCATCCCTGTagagtaaaccccggtcccgtaTCCCACACCCTTGGACCTTTCCAAGCGATTGCTTTCTTGTCTACAAAAATAGACTTGCTTTCAATTGGAGGCAACATGGTCGTAAGAAACAAGCCTAAGATAGGCCTAAATCCTTTAAACTCAGATAAAGGAAAACGAAAAATCGGATTCAGCCCTATCGCTATGACCACTAACTAGATCCAGGAGAGCGTGGCCAAAAGGAAAACCGGGTTATATGAAGTGGGTTCGACGTCTGTTATGGGCGTAGAGAATCAGTAATGGAATGCCCTTCAACACAGGTGACATAGGAAAGACTGATAGTCGGTGCTACACCCTTGCTCCCCTAAGAAAACTATGGCTCCTACGTCGGTGTTGAAGGAAAATGGTGTAACGCCAAGGTCTGAAGGAGATGTAGGGTCTGTCGAAGTTGCACATAAAGGGTTGCCAAAGATGAAGGGACTTGTTGCTAACCCAGAATCTCCAATGGTGACCATGACCTTACCATTGGAGAAAACCAATGGAGTTGTTGAGGAGATACGGGATTTGAATATGGGTTTGTCGTTGGTGCCTTGCGAGGATGGATGTTTAGGACCCCTGGTGTTCAGTTGGGAACTGTGGCTGGGGAAGATGTTGTTCCCTTGTTATCTCTTCCACCATTAAACAATATAGCTGGATCATCCTTGGATTGGGTTTTGCAAGAGGTTAATGAGATATAGAAGTGTGTGCGGAT
This genomic window from Carya illinoinensis cultivar Pawnee chromosome 7, C.illinoinensisPawnee_v1, whole genome shotgun sequence contains:
- the LOC122315754 gene encoding chaperone protein dnaJ 1, mitochondrial isoform X2 — translated: MGRFSWLRLYRRHLLASAANDKDFFARVSELRPQALHRFGFLSGRSVEYATARLPLGIRYIHATGFSSSAERNYYEILGVPENASRDEIKKAFHSLAKKYHPDANRNNPSAKRKFQEIREAYETLQDPEKRAQYDRKRTQGSENVEYAGGGADGFRYAYRTHFSDSFHKIFSEIFEHETDHFASDIQVELSLSFSEAAKGCTKNLSFDAFMPCDFCHGRGYPLDAKTKVCPTCGGIGRVTIPPFTSTCGTCKGSGQYIKEYCMSCKGSGVVEGVKEVKVTIPAGVDAGDTIRVPGAGSGGRGSQAGSLFIKIKVTEDPVFTRDGADIYVDSNISFTQAILGGTVDVQTLSGKVQVKIPKGVQPGQLLVLRGKGLPKHGFLVSHGDHYVRFRVNFPTVLNERQRAILEEFAQEEINHANSNSIEGNWLYQQLSTG